TGCTTGTCTTGCGACAATGTCTGTCCTTCCAAGGTAGGACCGGGTTCGCAGATTTACGTATGGCGCCAGAGTCTGGAGAAGTTGGGCAAGGCAGATCCTGTGAAGAAGGCGATGTCGAATGGTATGAAGTATCTCTTCGACCGTCCTGCGCTCTACACCACAGCCCTGAAGTTTGCGCCACTCGCCAATCTGATTCCTGAATGCTGCACGCACTTCAGCAATTGGAATGCCTGGGGTATCGGTCACGCCATGCCTGAGTTTGCAAAGAAGAGTTTTCATCAATTATGGAAGGAGGGAAAAGTAAAATGAAGAAAGAAGATTTCCTGAACAAGTTGCGTAAGAATACGCATGTTCAATTCGATATGCCTGCCGTAGATGTGAAGGGTATCCAGTATGAGGATACGCTGAAACAGTTTATTGAGATGACGGAATCGGTAGGTGCCCATGTGATAGAGGCGAAGGAGGGTGAGAGTCTGGATGAGCTGGTGAAGAAGGCTTATCCGGAAGCCAAGGTCTTTGCTTCTCATCTGCCAGAAATCACGATTGCCCAGAAGAATCCTGATACGGTGGCTGAGGCTAATGACCTGAATGGTACTGATGTGGGTATTGTTCGTGGTGAAGTGGGTGTTGCCGAGAATGGCTGCGTCTGGATTCCTCAGACCATGAAGGAGAAAGCGGTGCTTTTCATCTCGGAATACCTTGTGATATTCCTCGAAAAAGAGAAGATTGTGAACAATATGCATGAGGCTTATGCCCGTATTGAGATGGATCCGAAGTACAATTTCGGTACTTTCATCAGTGGTCCTTCCAAGACTGCTGATATCGAGCAGGCACTGGTAATGGGTGCGCAAGCAGCCAGAGGCGTAACCGTAGTGCTTTTGTAAAAGAAGTATTGAATCTTAATCTATACGAATAAAGCCCACCAAATCGGTGGGCTTTATTCTTATCTCTGCTCAGTTAGATTTCCCATTGGTATGTGTCGTAGATGACCCCTCTTCCTCCGAATCCTTCCTTTTGGTGGATGAGATTCTTGTTGAGATACTTGCCCGCATCTTCTGTGGATTTGCCGAAGTCGAAGTATGGGACATTCCATGGGCATTTGTGGAGGATAAAGTCGAAGAGGGCATCCAAAGCTCCCAGTTCCTTGCCCAATTCGTTGGCAGCGATATACTGGGTATGAATTACTTGGGGGGTAGTATATACGATGCTTCCACCAATAATCGTTTCATCTTTCTTTACCACAAAGCAGAGAATGTGGTCTGGAAAACGATGCATAAGTAATTGCAGTTCCTCTTTCGAGTGTACAGGATGAGTATTATGCCTCTGCCAAAGATTCTTGTCCAATAAATCCCAAAAGTCTGTGATGTCCTTTGGAAATTTTGTAAATCCAACACTTAGTCCATGGCTCACAGCTTTCTTGATGCCTCTTCTTCTCTGCTCGCTGAATCGTAAGGGGGCATTGAGAAAAATGGTAGTGGAAATCTCTCTAGCTATCAACTTTGCCTTCCCAATATAGGAGAGAGCATAGAGGTCCTCTTCCGAAGGGATGCTCTGGTATATCCATGGCATTGCCTTGTAGATACATAACTGGAAATCATTTTGCAGGAGATAGTCCTTAAGAGCCTGAAAGATGTCGATGCAAACTTCTGCTGTTACCTTGGAACAAGTCAGTAAGCCTCCATACGTCAGTCCTTGGTGAGAATAGAGAATCTTCTTGTCCTCATCCGCAGTTTCATTGGCAGGAAGAATGGCATACAAGCGTCCTTTATAATAGAACATCAAGGAATGGTCATGAAATCTGTCTTGATGATAGTCCATATAGTTTCTGTCGAAGAGGAAGGTGCCTTGTCTGGATTTCCAAACAAAGTTGTTCCATTCGGCAGCGTCTTTTGGGGTATATCTTTTGATTTCTATCATGGCTCTGATGTTGTGCTATGTGTGGTATGGATGTATTTCAGAAATTCATCGTATTCATACAGATAGTCTTCTGGCTCATAAAGTTCAGAGGCAAGCACCAGGCATACGGCTCCCTCGGAGAAATCATCCAGTGTGCGCCATATCTCTGTGCCGAGATAGAGCCCCATGCCAGGATTGCTGAGCTGGTATTTCTTGGTCTCCTTGCCGTTGTCTAGGGATACGGTAAATGATCCATGCACGGCGATGATGACTTGCTGGAGCTTTTTGTGGGCATGACCGCCTCGGTTGCCACCCTGTGGCACATCGTATATCCAGTAGGCACGTTTCAAGTCGAAGGGAAGCTCGATGTTCTCCTCTGATACGGTCAGGTTGCCTCTAGGGTCGGATATGGTATGTAATTTGATGATTCTACCTAATTCTTTCATAAAGTTGTATTCTTTTATTTGATAACGCTCTTTTTCTTATTTTATTGCTTATTGCTGATCCTTCTTGGGCAACTTGATGCTGGCATTGAACTTACGATGGCTCATTTCCTTCTTAATTTCCTTGGAGTAGAGGCTTGCACCTTCACGGTTCAGATGGTTGGCATTGTGGAATAATGCCCTGTGATGGGTGTAGGCAGTGTCGCAATAATGGTTAAGGAATGGGATGCCTTCCTGTTGGCAGATAAGCTTGAACCTGCGAAATACTGAGTCGCTTTGGTAGGATAGCTGTGGCGATGCTGTGAATATGAGGCTGGTATGGCTCCTTTTGCATTCGGCTATCAACTTGTGCAGATATTCATATTTCTTTCTGTCGTGTTTGTTTTGGGGTAAGGTCTCCTTCTCGATGGCTTGGCATCCCTCGTAGGGAGAGTAACCCTTGGTATAGCTCATGGCTGGATGACGCCAGTCGGCAAGCAGCTTGAGTAACCTCGAATTATACTGATAGAAAGGAAAGAGCATCTTGATGCGCTCGGTGGAGTCCACGTCCCAGAAAATCTCTCGTATGCCTGGTCGGTGGTAATAGGGGCGCAGGTTGGTGAGATAGGTACTGTTGTCATCTTGCAGCAGGTCATAGTCTGGTTCTACATCGTAGATGAGCATGTGGGGCATGCGTCTTTGCTTGAGTAGTTGCAGTCTGCCCATGCTGAAGATGATGCCCATGCGGTCTTCTCCCACATTATAATAGTTGCCCAAGATGTCTGGGTCGTAGTGATGCAAGGCTCTCGACGACCCCATGATGATGGAGTCGGCTATCAGCTCATT
This Segatella copri DSM 18205 DNA region includes the following protein-coding sequences:
- a CDS encoding LutC/YkgG family protein, producing the protein MKKEDFLNKLRKNTHVQFDMPAVDVKGIQYEDTLKQFIEMTESVGAHVIEAKEGESLDELVKKAYPEAKVFASHLPEITIAQKNPDTVAEANDLNGTDVGIVRGEVGVAENGCVWIPQTMKEKAVLFISEYLVIFLEKEKIVNNMHEAYARIEMDPKYNFGTFISGPSKTADIEQALVMGAQAARGVTVVLL
- a CDS encoding GNAT family N-acetyltransferase, whose protein sequence is MIEIKRYTPKDAAEWNNFVWKSRQGTFLFDRNYMDYHQDRFHDHSLMFYYKGRLYAILPANETADEDKKILYSHQGLTYGGLLTCSKVTAEVCIDIFQALKDYLLQNDFQLCIYKAMPWIYQSIPSEEDLYALSYIGKAKLIAREISTTIFLNAPLRFSEQRRRGIKKAVSHGLSVGFTKFPKDITDFWDLLDKNLWQRHNTHPVHSKEELQLLMHRFPDHILCFVVKKDETIIGGSIVYTTPQVIHTQYIAANELGKELGALDALFDFILHKCPWNVPYFDFGKSTEDAGKYLNKNLIHQKEGFGGRGVIYDTYQWEI
- a CDS encoding sugar 3,4-ketoisomerase — translated: MKELGRIIKLHTISDPRGNLTVSEENIELPFDLKRAYWIYDVPQGGNRGGHAHKKLQQVIIAVHGSFTVSLDNGKETKKYQLSNPGMGLYLGTEIWRTLDDFSEGAVCLVLASELYEPEDYLYEYDEFLKYIHTTHSTTSEP